Genomic window (Neurospora crassa OR74A linkage group VI, whole genome shotgun sequence):
GGTCATGCGCATATGAAATGCAGTGTGCTTGTTATCGTTGTTGGAATGGATATTTTATGAGACAGGTGGTGAGAGATCTGGCTTGTTTGCTTCATGTTTTCTCCGGACCGTGATCAAGCCTGCTTACCTTGGAATGATACGGCGAGGGTTGTCCAGGATGGCGAGACAGGCGAGAGCGCAAAAGGCATACGCGCCATGGGCCTCGTTGTTGGGTTGACTAGATATCCCGCCCTCGAAGGTTTGGCCTGGGCTCATGTTAGTCTGACTGCCTCTTCATAGCCTCTTCTGTTTCGATACAAGGATGTAAAACTAGGGTAACACTTACAACTACGCACATATTCCGCTAAGCCAGTCAACAGGTTTGAGCGACCGTCATATGCAGGAGATTCTGGCGTCAAGTCCAGAGGCAGATCGAGCAGAGTAATGATCACAGCCGCGATATATGCCCCCCTTTCCGGTTATCCGTGTGGTGTCAGTCAACATGTTCGATTAAGAGAAGTGTGGCCTGGGACCAACGCACCTGAtatcctcctcacctcccACGCATACCTGAAAGCCACCATCAGGCTGCTTCAAAGAGCACAGCCATTTCCACATAGCCTTCTTATCGATAACATCATATGCTTCCTCACCTCCAACCAGGGCGATAGCTAGGATGACCGCATACGTCGTAGCCAGGTGCGAAGTCTGTCCATGGCCTCCACCGAATCCTCCAGACTCATTCTGCATGGTGCGAGCGGTCTCGATAACGCTATCCCTGTAACTAGACACATCTTCCCCCATCATGGTGAGACCGGACAGACaccagtagaggtaccatgGCCTGCTAGCGTCCACTGCAACGAAGCGACCTGGTAACGGGCCAAGGGACTGCTTGAGAAACTTGATATGCTTCTCCCTGTTCAGCTTGGGGAGGCCATAGTCGTTGAGATCGAGAGGTCCATCCTCGCCGGCCAGGAAGGGTAGACAGTGCTCAACAGTTTGGTCCTGGAGCTGGGAGGTGGCCGTGATGAGGTCATCCTTCACCAGGGAAGGCTGCTTGAACAGGTCGGGAATCATGGGTTCGGGCTGTGCTTGTTGCTCTGCGGAATGACTCAAGACAAACTCCTCGTCGACGTATTcaaagtcgtcgtcggtgaTGGCGTCCAGGTTTTGCTGAGAAGAAGTCGCGACCCCCTCTTGGGAGGtcgggaaggaggaggtggtggaggcggccatgttttcctttttgttctttgGAAACTTGCGAATGAAGATGGCGCGATTCCGGCACCGCGCTCCCTTTGTGCGCACCACCATCAATCGAATAGGCAGATTTAGTGAGAAGGAAGTGTCACAATGGTTGAGGCTCTCATCACACTTGGTATTGttcttcttgctgctgctctaAGGTTGGTATGCTACAAATAGACGGATGATCGTCGATGTTTGCGGCCCTCGCATTCGCTGGGCTGTTATGGCGGCGTGCATTGTTGGGGTCCCCCAGTCCACAGTCCATCACTGTCCGCCGGCCGGGCGCTCAGTGGCGGTCACCACTCAGGCAGTTATTGGGCGGACGGCGGCAGTGATGGGTGGAATCTGAGCTCAGCCAGCTGTCTCCAGCTGTGAACGCACGTGCCCTCGTCTGCCCGACCGACGTATCGAATGACGAAAGGCTCGATGGAACCGAATCTGAGCTCAGTGAATGTGATCATCGCATCCCTTCCATTTCATTTCCTCGACATTTCTTCGCTTTCTCTCGATTTCATATCTTTCTCAAAGTGGATCGATACTCTTAACGCAACCTTGCGGCTCTTAACTCTAACAACACAACGCCACTCGAACTTACAACCAACCTCTTCTTTAGCAAATGCCAACACATCGGATCTTTCATCGCCACCAAAACCATGCATGCCGCCAGTTCTAGCGGCGATAAAATATCATGAATAACTCCCAGGATGCTGTGTGTTCTGGGCTTGGATGACTGCGGCAATCCCCGGTCCTCTTACCGAACCCGACTCCGGGACTGACGGCTCCGCATTGACGGAGAGCCCGGGCTGGGACTTTGCAAGTTGCCACACCGGTTGCCCTCGCCGTCAGCCCTATGGATCAAGAGACGGCGGAACTCGGGCCTTTCGTGAAATCGCCTAGCAATCATCGATCCACCGCACGCAGGAACAATTTTGCGGTGCATCAGCTCGCATGGACTCCGTCCAAGGTACCCTTGAGCTGCACTGACGCcgaaaaaaacaagaaaaagagaaaacaaaaaaaccGGAATGCAAGAAGTGAATCGTTTCTGCTGGTAAAAAAGCTCCTGATGTCCTTCTGCTCTACTGCCCTGCTACCCTGCTACCGAGCAATCTGAAAACTTTCGATAGGGGTCAAGAAAGGACTACCGAAGAGACCCAGGAAATTGGCAAAAGGCTAATGCCTGAAAACCCAGGAGATCAGACAGGGTGCTGACAGATCTCTATCGCTCAAGTCCGAGCCTGTGCTTTGAAACGCAGGCAAGATAGTGCTGGGCAGTATCGTGGAACTTTCCCTAACCGAGCGAACATGTGTGTGCTGCTCCGTGTGCTTACTACCAGGCGCTCCAAAGAGGGATGGCCTTTTCGCCAATTTCCCCCCCTCTCTACGGTATTCCTACCTTTGCACAAAATGGTCTTCGGAGGAGACATTGATCGGTTTCTGGATCCACAATTTCCTAGGCCCTGGCTCATCGTCCAGCATTCGGATGTTGGTCCGTCTGCGCGGCACTTGTACCGGCAACGACGGCAACAACCCCGGCGAACACCCGCAAACACTGCCGGAGAGATTCGACCACGTTGCTGCCGAACCATGCAGGTTATGCCCCTATCAGAAGATATCCGCGTTAAAGTTGATTGTGAACGACCCAGCAGCTGGATTGACAAGAATGCCTGTATCTCACGCCATTGATCTCCATCTCTTGCTCTTTGtgccgtttttttttttcagggGACAACTACGCACCAAAGACATGAAGCAAGCAACCCCGAGCACAAAAACACATGTTTCTTGCTCGTTACGAACAGAGCTTTTCTTTGTTGAGTTTGGCTCGATATTTTGACAGTGGCCACTGCCAGGGTTCTCGGTAGCGAGCGCACTAGCgggcttcttctctttgagTGCCATCCTGAGGCTCAAAATCCGAAGGTATCGTGGATCTCTCGGACGAACGACACGGGTTCCACGGTGAAAAATCCCCCCGTCCCTCTAGACCAAGACTTGACTCGTTTGAGTC
Coding sequences:
- a CDS encoding CaaX farnesyltransferase beta subunit Ram1, with amino-acid sequence MVVRTKGARCRNRAIFIRKFPKNKKENMAASTTSSFPTSQEGVATSSQQNLDAITDDDFEYVDEEFVLSHSAEQQAQPEPMIPDLFKQPSLVKDDLITATSQLQDQTVEHCLPFLAGEDGPLDLNDYGLPKLNREKHIKFLKQSLGPLPGRFVAVDASRPWYLYWCLSGLTMMGEDVSSYRDSVIETARTMQNESGGFGGGHGQTSHLATTYAVILAIALVGGEEAYDVIDKKAMWKWLCSLKQPDGGFQVCVGGEEDIRGAYIAAVIITLLDLPLDLTPESPAYDGRSNLLTGLAEYVRSCQTFEGGISSQPNNEAHGAYAFCALACLAILDNPRRIIPSYLDVPRLVSWLSYRQYAPEGGFSGRTNKLVDGCYSHWAGGCFPLIEACLSPSGPGAEKNKTATGLAAAPESLYSREGLIRYILCCCQDQTKRGGLRDKPYKMSDPYHTNYVLSGLSSAQHQWDLDSDPLPLPNGDTTPSLAALGADSVWNVFPYIDENDQIYEDSDRVRPIHPAYAIPQKNVNAIRAYFQGRSGFASTLGGE